Proteins encoded together in one Pelagicoccus sp. SDUM812003 window:
- a CDS encoding AraC family transcriptional regulator: MVCRRCIDVVRTTALDLGLTVENVRMGQATFPKKLTPQERAAFLRGIKQHGFDLLETRQSKTVEAIKRLLLDRASNRGSGLGENLSSYLSRELKYEYGHLSKVFSKSQGVTIERFFTLQRLDRVKELLAYDEQSITEIASELGFSSSAHLSATFKKETGMTPREFRKIAAKSRKMP, from the coding sequence ATGGTTTGTCGCCGATGCATCGATGTCGTGCGAACGACTGCGCTTGATTTGGGGCTCACGGTCGAGAACGTTCGAATGGGCCAGGCGACCTTCCCGAAGAAGTTGACTCCCCAGGAGCGAGCAGCATTCCTGAGGGGAATCAAACAGCATGGATTCGATTTGCTCGAGACGCGGCAGTCGAAAACAGTGGAGGCGATCAAGCGTCTGCTGTTGGATCGAGCGAGTAATCGCGGGAGCGGTCTCGGTGAGAATCTGTCGAGTTATCTGTCGCGAGAGTTGAAATATGAATACGGTCATTTGAGCAAAGTATTCTCGAAGTCTCAAGGGGTGACGATCGAACGGTTCTTCACTTTGCAGAGACTGGATCGAGTTAAGGAGCTGCTTGCTTACGACGAGCAATCGATCACAGAAATTGCCAGCGAGCTCGGCTTCAGTAGCTCCGCTCATCTCTCGGCGACCTTCAAGAAGGAGACGGGGATGACCCCACGCGAATTTCGGAAAATCGCAGCGAAGTCGCGGAAGATGCCATGA